One part of the Streptomyces sp. AM 2-1-1 genome encodes these proteins:
- a CDS encoding TetR/AcrR family transcriptional regulator, with amino-acid sequence MGVVTPPNDPLPSDPPSSGTPQVKAPKQDRSRATRQRLLEAAVACLAAHGWAGSTVSVVAERAGVSRGAAQHHFPTREDLFTGAVEYVAEERSAALRALPVQGRAEVVAALVDLYTGPLFRAALQLWVAASNEPQLRPRVTELEARVGRETHHIAVELLRADESRPGVRETVQGLLDMARGLGLANLLTDDTARRRKVVAQWAALVDGALG; translated from the coding sequence ATGGGTGTGGTGACGCCCCCGAACGACCCGCTCCCGAGCGACCCGCCCTCCAGCGGCACGCCTCAGGTCAAGGCACCCAAGCAGGACCGCAGCCGGGCCACCCGGCAGCGGCTCCTGGAGGCAGCCGTGGCGTGTCTCGCCGCCCACGGCTGGGCCGGCTCCACGGTCTCCGTCGTCGCCGAACGGGCCGGGGTCTCCCGGGGCGCGGCCCAGCACCACTTCCCCACCCGCGAGGACCTGTTCACCGGGGCGGTCGAGTACGTCGCGGAGGAGCGGTCCGCCGCCCTGCGGGCGCTCCCGGTCCAGGGCCGCGCGGAGGTGGTCGCCGCACTCGTCGACCTGTACACCGGGCCGCTCTTCCGCGCCGCGCTCCAGCTCTGGGTGGCCGCCTCCAACGAGCCCCAGCTGCGGCCCCGGGTCACCGAACTCGAAGCCCGGGTCGGCCGGGAGACCCACCACATCGCCGTCGAACTCCTGCGCGCCGACGAGAGCCGCCCGGGGGTGCGCGAGACGGTCCAGGGCCTCCTGGACATGGCCCGGGGGCTCGGCCTCGCCAACCTCCTCACCGACGACACCGCCCGGCGCCGGAAGGTGGTGGCGCAGTGGGCGGCGCTGGTGGACGGCGCGTTGGGGTGA
- a CDS encoding citrate synthase 2, whose amino-acid sequence MSAFVPGLEGVVAFETEIAEPDREGGALRYRGIDIENLVGQVSFGNVWGLLVDGAFNPGLPAAEPFPIPVHSGDIRVDVQSALAMLAPVWGLKPLLDIDEATARDDLARAAVMALSYVAQSARGQGHAMVPQREIDKAESVVERFMIRWRGEPDPRHVKAVDAYWTSAAEHGMNASTFTARVIASTGADVAAALSGAVGAMSGPLHGGAPSRVLGMIEEIERTGDATAYVKRALDRGERLMGFGHRVYRAEDPRARVLRRTARELAAPRFEVAQALEKAALEELHARRPDRVLATNVEFWAAIVLDFAEVPAHMFTSMFTCARTAGWSAHILEQKRTGRLVRPSAQYVGPASRDPREIEGFDSITPVVG is encoded by the coding sequence ATGTCCGCATTCGTACCCGGACTCGAGGGAGTCGTCGCGTTCGAGACGGAGATCGCCGAACCGGACAGGGAGGGCGGGGCGCTCCGGTATCGCGGGATCGACATCGAGAACCTCGTCGGCCAGGTGTCCTTCGGCAATGTCTGGGGACTGCTGGTGGACGGGGCGTTCAACCCCGGACTGCCCGCCGCCGAGCCGTTCCCCATCCCGGTCCACTCCGGTGACATCCGGGTGGACGTGCAGTCGGCGCTGGCGATGCTCGCCCCGGTGTGGGGTCTGAAGCCGCTGCTCGACATCGACGAGGCGACGGCCCGCGACGACCTCGCGCGGGCGGCCGTGATGGCCCTGTCGTACGTGGCCCAGTCGGCGCGCGGGCAGGGGCACGCGATGGTGCCGCAGCGCGAGATCGACAAGGCGGAGTCGGTGGTCGAGCGGTTCATGATCCGCTGGCGCGGCGAGCCGGACCCGCGGCACGTCAAGGCGGTCGACGCCTACTGGACGTCCGCGGCCGAACACGGCATGAACGCCTCCACGTTCACCGCCCGGGTCATCGCCTCGACCGGCGCGGACGTGGCGGCGGCGCTCTCCGGCGCGGTCGGCGCGATGTCGGGGCCGCTGCACGGCGGCGCCCCGTCGCGGGTGCTCGGGATGATCGAGGAGATCGAGCGGACCGGGGACGCCACCGCGTACGTGAAGCGGGCACTCGACAGGGGCGAGCGGCTGATGGGCTTCGGCCACCGCGTCTACCGCGCCGAGGACCCGCGCGCCCGGGTGCTGCGGCGCACCGCCCGCGAACTGGCCGCGCCCCGCTTCGAGGTGGCCCAGGCGCTGGAGAAGGCGGCGCTGGAGGAGCTGCACGCCCGCCGGCCGGACCGGGTGCTGGCGACCAACGTGGAGTTCTGGGCGGCGATCGTGCTGGACTTCGCGGAGGTCCCGGCGCACATGTTCACCTCGATGTTCACCTGCGCCCGCACGGCCGGCTGGTCGGCGCACATCCTGGAGCAGAAGCGCACGGGCCGGCTGGTACGGCCCTCGGCCCAGTACGTGGGCCCGGCGTCGCGGGACCCGCGGGAGATCGAGGGGTTCGACTCGATCACCCCGGTCGTCGGCTGA
- the pdxH gene encoding pyridoxamine 5'-phosphate oxidase has translation MREQYRSEAFAERDLAPDPMEQFARWFRQVAAGGVLHEPNAMVVSTAAPDGRPSSRTVLLKGFDARGFVFYTNYESRKGRELAANPHVSLLFPWHPLARQVVVTGIAERVGREETVAYFRTRPHGSQLGAWASAQSTVIGSREELTERYGELAARYPEGEKVPVPPHWGGFRVAPETVEFWQGHENRLHDRLRYVRRAEAGWRVERLCP, from the coding sequence ATGCGCGAGCAGTACCGTTCCGAGGCGTTCGCCGAGCGGGATCTCGCCCCGGACCCCATGGAACAGTTCGCCCGCTGGTTCCGGCAGGTCGCCGCCGGGGGCGTCCTGCACGAGCCGAACGCCATGGTCGTCTCCACCGCCGCACCCGACGGCCGCCCGTCCTCCCGCACGGTGCTGCTCAAGGGCTTCGACGCGCGCGGCTTCGTCTTCTACACCAACTACGAGTCCCGCAAGGGCCGCGAGCTGGCCGCCAACCCCCACGTCTCGCTGCTCTTCCCCTGGCACCCGCTCGCCCGCCAGGTCGTCGTCACGGGCATCGCGGAGCGGGTGGGCCGCGAGGAGACCGTCGCGTACTTCCGTACCCGTCCGCACGGCTCGCAGCTCGGCGCGTGGGCGAGCGCGCAGTCCACGGTCATCGGCTCCCGCGAGGAGCTCACCGAACGGTACGGGGAACTCGCCGCCCGCTACCCGGAGGGCGAGAAGGTGCCCGTCCCGCCGCACTGGGGCGGCTTCCGGGTGGCGCCGGAGACGGTGGAGTTCTGGCAGGGGCACGAGAACCGGCTGCACGACCGGCTGCGCTACGTCCGCCGCGCGGAGGCCGGCTGGCGCGTGGAGCGGCTCTGCCCCTGA
- a CDS encoding PAS domain-containing protein, with product MGPSMGSGTADASDASAASDTPAGVPAPRAGEQGPGAGLLAALLDGMDTALFALDADGTVTHWNRRAERVLGWSAAEAVGRDGFAGWAVRGADADEVRRRLMAIQDSAARQVHEFALVRKDGGRVLVRMQAAGMRGRDGGPAGVYCAFSEAHAQIDLERSIALSEALFQDGPWGVVLVDADLRPTVVNAHAARALGGGRTSLLGRPLGEVVLQGVEDLEGAFHHVLAAGAPPAPAELWVTLRSREGERQRCWRSGFLRLSSPLTEEAVPLGVAWLFQDVTEARTAEQSSARLRFRSAQLHRAARAAAECEDPWEAATTTLDFSLAGFADHALLDLVAGERLVRAAATPVDAPGPCLRVAGGSLPARYGPGHPALQSLDRIAPVRVSGGAAGGGWAADHHWPRHTAHALCVALRSRGRSIGVVTFLRTADRPAFEREDAAHAESAAVRVASAVDLALLLEGRAAG from the coding sequence ATGGGTCCGTCCATGGGCAGCGGCACGGCCGACGCGTCGGACGCCTCGGCCGCCTCGGACACCCCGGCCGGTGTGCCGGCTCCCCGGGCCGGGGAACAGGGCCCCGGTGCGGGCCTCCTCGCCGCGCTCCTCGACGGCATGGACACCGCACTCTTCGCCCTCGACGCCGACGGCACCGTCACCCACTGGAACCGCCGGGCCGAACGCGTCCTCGGCTGGTCCGCCGCCGAGGCCGTCGGCCGGGACGGCTTCGCGGGGTGGGCGGTGCGCGGAGCCGACGCCGACGAGGTGCGCCGGCGGCTGATGGCGATCCAGGACTCCGCGGCCCGCCAGGTCCACGAGTTCGCCCTGGTCCGCAAGGACGGCGGCCGGGTCCTGGTCCGCATGCAGGCCGCCGGGATGCGCGGCCGGGACGGCGGACCCGCCGGGGTCTACTGCGCGTTCAGCGAGGCGCACGCCCAGATCGACCTGGAGCGCTCCATCGCGCTGAGCGAGGCGCTCTTCCAGGACGGCCCCTGGGGCGTGGTCCTGGTCGACGCCGACCTGCGGCCCACCGTCGTCAACGCGCACGCGGCGCGGGCCCTCGGCGGTGGCCGGACCTCCCTGCTCGGGCGGCCCCTCGGCGAGGTCGTCCTCCAGGGCGTCGAGGACCTCGAAGGCGCCTTCCACCACGTGCTCGCCGCCGGGGCGCCCCCCGCGCCCGCCGAGCTCTGGGTGACCCTGCGCAGCCGCGAGGGCGAACGGCAGCGCTGCTGGCGCAGCGGCTTCCTGCGGCTCAGCTCGCCGCTCACCGAGGAGGCGGTCCCCCTCGGGGTCGCCTGGCTGTTCCAGGACGTGACCGAGGCGCGTACCGCCGAGCAGTCCTCGGCCCGGCTGCGGTTCCGCTCCGCCCAGCTGCACCGCGCCGCCCGGGCCGCCGCCGAGTGCGAGGACCCCTGGGAAGCGGCGACGACCACCCTCGACTTCTCCCTGGCGGGCTTCGCCGACCACGCGCTGCTCGACCTGGTGGCGGGGGAGCGGCTGGTCCGTGCGGCGGCCACCCCGGTGGACGCCCCGGGCCCCTGCCTGCGGGTGGCCGGCGGCTCACTGCCGGCCCGGTACGGCCCCGGGCACCCGGCACTCCAGTCGCTGGACCGGATCGCCCCGGTCCGGGTGAGCGGGGGCGCGGCCGGCGGGGGATGGGCGGCCGACCACCACTGGCCCCGGCACACGGCGCACGCCCTGTGCGTGGCACTGCGCAGCCGCGGCCGGAGCATCGGGGTCGTCACCTTCCTGCGGACGGCGGACCGCCCCGCCTTCGAGCGGGAGGACGCCGCCCACGCGGAGAGCGCGGCGGTCCGGGTGGCCTCGGCGGTGGACCTGGCGCTGCTGCTGGAGGGCCGCGCGGCCGGCTGA
- a CDS encoding sugar isomerase domain-containing protein → MSESKLAGQFFDAAIALLARVRDEESASIAAAGAAVADTIASGGRLFAFGAGHSSLAAQDVVYRAGGPALMNLLAVPGTVGVDVMPATLGSALERVEGLATTVLAASPAGEGDLLVVISLSGRNTLPVEMAREARARGITVIGVTSVAYAAATSSRAATGGFLLDHCDIVLDSKIAVGDAELTTAGAGAPFAPASTVVTSALMQATMAAAAEALAARGIEPPLLRSGNVDGGHDWNRRVFAENRDRIFYQH, encoded by the coding sequence ATGAGCGAGAGCAAGCTGGCCGGCCAGTTCTTCGACGCGGCCATCGCGCTGCTGGCCCGGGTCCGCGACGAGGAGTCCGCCTCCATCGCCGCGGCCGGAGCGGCCGTCGCCGACACCATCGCCTCGGGCGGCCGGCTCTTCGCCTTCGGTGCCGGGCACTCCTCGCTCGCCGCCCAGGACGTGGTCTACCGCGCGGGCGGCCCCGCTCTGATGAACCTCCTCGCGGTACCGGGCACGGTCGGGGTCGACGTGATGCCCGCCACCCTGGGCTCGGCGCTGGAACGGGTGGAAGGGCTCGCCACCACCGTGCTCGCGGCCAGCCCGGCCGGCGAGGGCGACCTGCTGGTGGTCATCTCGCTCTCGGGCCGCAACACCCTGCCCGTCGAGATGGCCCGGGAGGCGCGGGCGCGCGGCATCACCGTGATCGGGGTGACCTCGGTGGCGTACGCGGCGGCCACCTCGTCCCGGGCCGCGACCGGCGGCTTCCTGCTCGACCACTGCGACATCGTCCTCGACAGCAAGATCGCGGTGGGCGACGCGGAGCTGACCACCGCGGGGGCCGGCGCCCCGTTCGCTCCCGCGTCCACCGTCGTGACCAGCGCGCTGATGCAGGCGACGATGGCCGCCGCCGCCGAGGCGCTGGCCGCCCGCGGCATCGAGCCGCCGCTGCTGCGCTCGGGCAACGTCGACGGCGGCCACGACTGGAACCGGCGCGTCTTCGCGGAGAACCGGGACCGGATCTTCTACCAGCACTGA
- a CDS encoding metal-dependent transcriptional regulator: MSGLIDTTEMYLRTILELEEEGVVPMRARIAERLDQSGPTVSQTVARMERDGLVQVAGDRHLELTEEGRRLATRVMRKHRLAECLLVDVIGLEWEQVHAEACRWEHVMSEAVERRVLELLRHPTESPYGNPIPGLEELGEPAEADPFLGQGMVSLAELDPGSDGKTVVIRRIGEPIQTDAQLMYTLRRAGVQPGAVVSVTAAAGGVLVGSGGEAAELDSVVASHVFVAKR, encoded by the coding sequence ATGTCCGGACTGATCGACACCACGGAGATGTATCTCCGCACCATCCTCGAACTGGAAGAGGAAGGCGTGGTCCCGATGCGCGCCCGTATCGCTGAGCGGCTGGACCAGTCGGGTCCGACGGTCAGTCAGACGGTGGCCCGGATGGAGCGCGACGGTCTGGTCCAGGTCGCCGGGGACCGCCACCTGGAGCTGACCGAGGAGGGACGCCGGCTGGCCACCCGGGTCATGCGCAAGCACCGCCTCGCGGAGTGCCTGCTCGTCGACGTGATCGGCCTGGAGTGGGAGCAGGTGCACGCCGAGGCCTGCCGCTGGGAGCACGTGATGAGCGAGGCCGTGGAGCGGCGGGTGCTGGAGCTGCTGCGCCACCCCACGGAGTCCCCGTACGGCAACCCGATCCCCGGGCTGGAGGAGCTGGGCGAGCCCGCCGAGGCCGACCCGTTCCTGGGGCAGGGCATGGTGAGCCTGGCGGAGCTGGACCCGGGCAGCGACGGCAAGACCGTCGTGATCCGCCGGATCGGCGAGCCCATCCAGACCGACGCCCAGCTGATGTACACGCTCCGGCGCGCGGGGGTCCAGCCGGGCGCCGTCGTCAGTGTGACGGCGGCGGCGGGCGGGGTGCTGGTCGGCTCGGGCGGTGAGGCGGCGGAGCTGGACAGCGTGGTCGCCTCGCACGTCTTCGTCGCCAAGCGCTGA
- a CDS encoding alpha/beta hydrolase: MVRRIDVTGSDGVRLAAWEFADPPKGRADEASAPGVLLLHGLMGRATHWAATARWLSERYRPVGLDQRGHGRSEKPEGGPYTRDAYVDDVERAVEQLGLGPVILVGHAMGALTAWQFAAKRPDLVRALVICDMRASAPGAASQREWSGWLDSWPLPFATLAEVRKWFGEDDPWVERPNPARGEFFAEVMAEGDDGWRPVFSRRQMLESRATWVLDAHWEELAQVRCPTLVLRGIEGQLGRAEAQEMVRVLPQGQYAEIPDAGHLAHYDRPDAWRAAVEPFLDQLAGPAPEHPEHGRP; the protein is encoded by the coding sequence ATGGTGCGGCGCATCGATGTGACGGGCTCGGACGGCGTCCGGCTCGCGGCCTGGGAGTTCGCCGATCCGCCCAAGGGGCGCGCGGACGAGGCGAGTGCGCCGGGGGTCTTACTGCTGCACGGTCTGATGGGCCGGGCCACCCACTGGGCCGCCACGGCCCGCTGGCTCTCCGAGCGGTACCGCCCCGTCGGGCTCGACCAGCGCGGCCACGGCCGCAGCGAGAAGCCCGAAGGCGGGCCGTACACCCGGGACGCCTACGTCGACGACGTGGAGCGCGCGGTCGAGCAGCTCGGCCTGGGCCCGGTGATCCTCGTCGGCCACGCCATGGGCGCCCTCACCGCCTGGCAGTTCGCCGCCAAGCGCCCCGACCTCGTCCGCGCCCTGGTCATCTGCGACATGCGGGCCTCCGCCCCCGGAGCCGCCTCCCAGCGGGAGTGGAGCGGCTGGCTCGACTCCTGGCCGCTGCCCTTCGCGACCCTCGCCGAGGTGCGCAAGTGGTTCGGCGAGGACGACCCGTGGGTGGAGCGCCCCAACCCCGCGCGGGGCGAGTTCTTCGCCGAGGTGATGGCCGAGGGCGACGACGGCTGGCGGCCGGTCTTCTCCCGCCGCCAGATGCTGGAGTCCCGGGCCACCTGGGTCCTCGACGCGCACTGGGAGGAGCTGGCGCAGGTCCGCTGCCCGACCCTGGTGCTGCGCGGGATCGAGGGCCAGCTGGGCCGCGCCGAGGCCCAGGAGATGGTCCGGGTCCTGCCCCAGGGGCAGTACGCCGAGATACCGGACGCCGGACACCTCGCCCACTACGACCGGCCCGACGCCTGGCGGGCGGCGGTCGAACCCTTCCTGGACCAGCTCGCCGGCCCCGCGCCGGAGCACCCGGAGCACGGGAGACCCTGA
- a CDS encoding transporter: MSVADRRAGRAPAVRSAGAEGLVAVFARLKVALLRNGLRQSGGRRAAFVVSLVVVVLLAAGQVLGLVLLRGEGRDAATLVVLLTGVLALGWAVLPLFFPSGDETLDPSRLVMLPLRPRPLVRALLVASLVGIGPLFALCLLVGSVLAVAHGAAGVAVGVVAVPLALLICVALARSVATANVRLLTSRKGRDLAVLSGLVIAVGIQFVNFGAQRIGQAGGLSALEPAADVVRWLPAASAIGAVDSASVGAHGRAALQLLVSAVALGGLLWWWQAGLSKLMTAPDGSTIAAAEPSRSSRAKGDGSGPSRLGRLLPEGRTRTVMGRSLRYVLRDPKTKGAWITSLAVGLIVPVINAVQGAGSVYFACFAPALLGMQMFNQFGQDTSAFWMVAQTISTPRDAYGELRARALALAVVTVPYTLLVGALTAGLLDAWGSLTGVAGVSLALLGGMLGTGALASAFFPYSIPQEGGFKNVAPGQGGLAMLSALGGMVGSVVVAAPVIVLTVVVTVSDHGSLWLVVPVGAVYGVFVAWAGLRLAAARTAVRLPEILAAVGKG; the protein is encoded by the coding sequence ATGAGCGTGGCCGACCGCCGCGCGGGGCGGGCGCCGGCCGTCCGGAGCGCGGGGGCCGAAGGGCTCGTCGCCGTGTTCGCACGGCTCAAGGTGGCGTTGCTCCGCAACGGCCTGCGGCAGTCGGGCGGGCGGCGGGCGGCGTTCGTGGTCTCCCTCGTGGTGGTGGTGCTGCTCGCGGCGGGGCAGGTGCTGGGGCTCGTACTGCTGCGCGGCGAGGGGCGCGACGCGGCCACCCTGGTGGTGCTGCTCACCGGGGTGCTCGCCCTGGGGTGGGCGGTACTGCCGCTCTTCTTCCCCAGCGGGGACGAGACGCTGGACCCGAGCCGGCTGGTGATGCTGCCGCTGCGTCCGCGTCCGCTGGTGCGGGCCCTGCTGGTGGCGTCGTTGGTCGGCATCGGTCCGCTGTTCGCGCTCTGCCTGCTGGTGGGCTCGGTGCTGGCGGTGGCGCACGGGGCGGCCGGCGTGGCCGTCGGTGTGGTGGCCGTACCGCTGGCTCTGCTGATCTGCGTGGCGCTGGCGCGGTCCGTCGCCACCGCCAACGTCCGGCTGCTGACCTCGCGCAAGGGCCGCGACCTCGCGGTGCTGAGCGGGCTGGTGATCGCGGTCGGCATCCAGTTCGTCAACTTCGGCGCCCAGCGCATCGGGCAGGCCGGGGGGCTCTCCGCCCTGGAGCCGGCCGCCGACGTGGTGCGCTGGCTCCCCGCCGCCTCGGCGATCGGCGCGGTCGACTCCGCCTCGGTGGGGGCCCACGGGCGGGCGGCCCTGCAACTGCTCGTCTCGGCGGTGGCGTTGGGCGGGCTGCTGTGGTGGTGGCAGGCCGGTCTTTCGAAGCTGATGACGGCGCCGGACGGGTCGACGATCGCCGCCGCCGAACCGTCGCGGAGCTCGCGCGCGAAGGGCGACGGCTCCGGGCCGAGCCGGTTGGGCCGGCTGCTGCCCGAGGGCCGGACCCGGACCGTGATGGGCCGGAGCCTGCGGTACGTCCTGCGGGACCCGAAGACGAAGGGGGCCTGGATCACCTCGCTGGCGGTCGGGCTGATCGTACCGGTGATCAACGCCGTCCAGGGCGCCGGATCGGTCTACTTCGCCTGCTTCGCGCCGGCCCTGCTGGGCATGCAGATGTTCAACCAGTTCGGGCAGGACACCTCCGCCTTCTGGATGGTGGCGCAGACCATCTCCACGCCCCGCGACGCGTACGGGGAACTGCGGGCCCGGGCCCTGGCACTGGCGGTCGTCACCGTGCCGTACACGCTTCTGGTGGGCGCGTTGACCGCCGGGCTGCTGGACGCCTGGGGGTCGCTGACGGGGGTCGCCGGGGTGTCGCTCGCGCTGCTCGGCGGGATGCTCGGGACGGGGGCGCTGGCGTCGGCGTTCTTCCCGTACTCGATCCCGCAGGAGGGCGGCTTCAAGAACGTGGCGCCCGGGCAGGGCGGGCTGGCCATGCTGTCGGCCCTGGGCGGCATGGTGGGCTCGGTGGTGGTGGCCGCGCCGGTGATCGTGCTGACGGTGGTGGTGACCGTCTCGGACCACGGCTCGCTCTGGCTGGTGGTGCCGGTCGGGGCGGTGTACGGCGTCTTCGTCGCCTGGGCGGGGCTCCGGCTCGCGGCGGCGCGCACGGCGGTCCGGCTGCCGGAGATCCTGGCGGCGGTCGGCAAGGGGTGA
- a CDS encoding ABC transporter ATP-binding protein has product MGIPRGRAVPDRTETEDVPTGGAADAPPAPPAVRVRGLWKRFGGQVAVSGVDLDLPAGRFIGLVGPNGAGKTTTLSMVTGLLRPDRGTVEIGGHDVWADPVAVKSRIGVLPEGLRLFERLSGRELLAYTGRLRGIAGAETDKRATQLLDVLDLAGAQHKLVVDYSTGMRKKIGLAAALLHNPEVLFLDEPFEGVDPVSAQAIRGVLERYTRSGATVVFSSHVMELVESLCDWVAVMAAGRISAQGTLAEVRGGAPSLQQAFLDLVGARGADGADGLDWLGGGR; this is encoded by the coding sequence ATGGGGATACCGAGAGGGCGTGCCGTGCCGGACCGGACAGAAACCGAAGACGTCCCGACCGGAGGGGCGGCCGACGCCCCGCCGGCGCCGCCCGCCGTGCGGGTGCGCGGGCTGTGGAAGCGTTTCGGGGGGCAGGTGGCCGTCTCCGGGGTCGACCTGGACCTCCCGGCAGGCCGGTTCATCGGTCTGGTGGGGCCGAACGGCGCGGGCAAGACGACCACCCTCTCCATGGTGACCGGGCTGCTCCGGCCCGACCGGGGAACGGTCGAGATCGGCGGCCACGACGTGTGGGCCGACCCGGTCGCGGTCAAGTCGCGGATCGGCGTCCTGCCCGAAGGGCTGCGGCTCTTCGAGCGGCTCTCCGGACGTGAACTGCTCGCCTACACCGGCCGTTTGCGGGGCATCGCGGGCGCCGAGACCGACAAGCGGGCGACTCAGCTGCTGGACGTGCTGGACCTGGCCGGCGCCCAGCACAAGCTCGTCGTCGACTACTCGACCGGGATGCGGAAGAAGATCGGGCTCGCCGCCGCCCTGCTGCACAATCCCGAAGTGCTCTTCCTGGACGAGCCGTTCGAGGGGGTGGACCCGGTCTCCGCGCAGGCGATCCGGGGGGTGCTGGAGCGTTACACCCGCTCGGGGGCGACCGTCGTCTTCTCCAGTCATGTGATGGAGCTGGTGGAGTCGCTCTGCGACTGGGTGGCGGTGATGGCGGCGGGCCGGATCTCGGCGCAGGGCACGCTCGCCGAGGTACGGGGCGGGGCACCCTCGCTCCAGCAGGCGTTCCTGGACCTGGTGGGGGCGCGTGGCGCGGACGGCGCTGACGGCCTCGACTGGCTGGGCGGCGGGCGATGA
- a CDS encoding bifunctional DNA primase/polymerase yields the protein MLDVEKPITVTGNAPLPPQRGEQPLDAAVRYAEERHWDVFPGSWLEAVDGHERCCCGDAHCALPGAHALRSDWAGQATGSGAAARRMWSKHPNASVLLPTGRNFDVIDVPESAGFLALARMERMELTLGPATCTPDRRMLFFVAPGAAAKIPDLVMHLGWNAASIDLLARGEGHYVAAPPTRIGGRGAVQWARRPTTANRWLPEAEELVSPLSYACAREAADARTRLS from the coding sequence GTGCTGGACGTGGAAAAGCCGATCACAGTCACGGGAAACGCCCCGCTCCCCCCGCAGCGCGGCGAGCAACCGCTCGACGCCGCCGTGCGGTACGCGGAGGAACGCCACTGGGACGTGTTCCCGGGCAGCTGGCTGGAGGCGGTGGACGGGCACGAGCGGTGCTGCTGCGGGGACGCGCACTGCGCCCTCCCCGGCGCACACGCCCTGCGGTCCGACTGGGCGGGCCAGGCGACCGGCAGCGGGGCGGCGGCCCGCCGGATGTGGTCCAAGCACCCGAACGCCTCCGTCCTGCTGCCGACCGGCCGGAACTTCGACGTGATCGACGTACCGGAGTCGGCCGGGTTCCTGGCGCTGGCGCGGATGGAACGCATGGAGCTGACCCTCGGTCCCGCCACCTGCACCCCCGACCGCCGCATGCTCTTCTTCGTCGCCCCCGGCGCCGCGGCGAAAATCCCCGACCTGGTGATGCACCTCGGCTGGAACGCCGCGTCGATCGACCTCCTCGCCCGGGGCGAGGGCCACTACGTAGCGGCCCCGCCGACCCGGATCGGCGGCCGGGGCGCGGTCCAGTGGGCCCGCCGCCCCACCACGGCCAACCGCTGGCTGCCCGAAGCCGAGGAGCTGGTCAGCCCGTTGTCGTACGCCTGTGCGCGCGAAGCGGCGGACGCCCGGACGCGCCTTTCGTAA